The sequence GGGTCCAGAGCAATGCCCTGGGACTCTTCCGTCTGCTGTTGACTTCCGAGCCCATGGGGTCCAGGGGGCAGCCCTGGGACGTTTCCTTTCGCCGTTGACACAATCATGCTGCACTGTTCAAGGGTCTGAATAGGTACAGAATAAAGTCAAAAAATTGAATATTTTCTTTTTTTGATTTCTTAAAAGAGAAAATATTGAAAATCAACAAAAAATATTAGTTCCGTCTATTCCATCCCTTCCTCACCCGATGGATTCTTCGAAAAGAGCACAACCCGGTTGCGCCCCTCCTTTTTGGCCTGATAAAGAGCCTCATCGGCCATTTCCACCAGAAGAACCGGCGTCATGTCGGGCGTGGGAAAGATGGAGGCCACTCCCACACTCATGGTCACCGTATCGGCCACCAGTGAGGCTTCGTGGGGGATGGCCCGAGCCTCGACATTCTGACGGATGCGCTCTCCCAGAGCGATTCCGGCTTCTCCCCGACACTCCGGCAGAACGCAGACAAACTCCTCGCCACCGTAGCGACCCAGAAAATCGACCTTGCGTTTCATGACCTGGGCGGCGGCCTGAGCCACGCGAATCAGGCAGGCATCTCCCGCCGGATGACCGTAGTGGTCATTGTAGAGCTTGAAATGGTCGATGTCCATCAGGATGACCGTCAGGGAGTGGTGGTGCCGCGCGGCGCGGTACCACTCGAACTCCAGGAACTGGTCGAATCGGCGCCGGTTGCACAGCTTGGTCAGGGGATCACGGGTGGAGAGCTGTTCCAGGAGATCGCCACGGCGCTTCAGTTCGATGTGGGTTTTGACCCGGGCCAGCACGATGCTTTCGTGAAAGGGTTTCTGAATGAAATCGACGCCGCCGGTCTCAAAAGCGCGGGTTTCACCGGCCACGTCGGTGATGGAGGTGAGAAAAATGACCGGAACCGTGACCATGCGGGAATTCTGCTTGAGCGTTTGACAGAACTGGTAGCCGTTCATGCCGGGCAGCATGATGTCCAACAGAACCAGATCGGGCAGAGGGTCGGCGCAAGCCACCCGTCGCAGTGCTTCCTCGCCGTTTTTGGCCACCAGGAGCTGGTAGTGGGGGGAGAGCAGGGCAACCAGCGCATGCAGGTTGACCAGGTCATCCTCGACGATCAGGATTGTCGGTTTTTCCGAATCAGTCATGGCGATCCATCGTTACCAGAATTCGTTGGGTGGGTCGAATAGACCTGAACGATCGCATCCAGGGTCGAAAGGGCCTCGTCGAAGGCGAACCTGCCGAGCTGTCCGGGCATTTTCGCCAGCAACGGGTCACAATCCGGCCCGGAGAGGGAGGGGGAGAGGCGTTCCAGGTGTTCGGAGGCCCGGATATTGCCCTCCTCGATCAGGTGTCTCAGGAGGTCGAGTCCCTGTCGAAGCTC comes from Magnetococcales bacterium and encodes:
- a CDS encoding diguanylate cyclase — its product is MTDSEKPTILIVEDDLVNLHALVALLSPHYQLLVAKNGEEALRRVACADPLPDLVLLDIMLPGMNGYQFCQTLKQNSRMVTVPVIFLTSITDVAGETRAFETGGVDFIQKPFHESIVLARVKTHIELKRRGDLLEQLSTRDPLTKLCNRRRFDQFLEFEWYRAARHHHSLTVILMDIDHFKLYNDHYGHPAGDACLIRVAQAAAQVMKRKVDFLGRYGGEEFVCVLPECRGEAGIALGERIRQNVEARAIPHEASLVADTVTMSVGVASIFPTPDMTPVLLVEMADEALYQAKKEGRNRVVLFSKNPSGEEGME